A single window of Oerskovia paurometabola DNA harbors:
- a CDS encoding SHOCT domain-containing protein produces the protein MGFIKAFAGALGGTLADQWKDFLTPPTNLAPTAALFPAVAQGRNAGRGANTKGSANIITNGSRFVVPEGYGLLTFQDGALTGFVAEPGGYLYTSDDQNSQSIFAANGFLSPLIKTTWERFKFGGQPGSQQLGFYVNLKELPNNRFGTQSEIYWDDAYLGAQVGAITRGTYSLRIVDPILFVKQFVPLTYLGASAKVFDFSDLDNDAASQLFTEVVGSLAAAFSSYTNDPDKGNRITRIQSDSVGFALSLAGAVEEGYQWTSYRGLSIVKVALAAIEYDDDTRALLSDVKKADALAGARGNSFLQQAAARGIQAAGENPGGAANMAILGMGMNAAGGAMSGLQQPVVPVQQVPVQQAAAPAAPAPAAEDPVAKLTQFKSLLDQGLITQADYDAAKAKILGF, from the coding sequence ATGGGATTCATCAAGGCCTTTGCTGGTGCCCTCGGAGGCACGCTCGCGGACCAGTGGAAGGACTTCCTGACGCCGCCGACGAACCTCGCGCCGACCGCCGCGCTCTTCCCGGCCGTCGCGCAGGGGCGCAACGCCGGGCGCGGGGCGAACACCAAGGGCTCGGCGAACATCATCACCAACGGGAGCCGCTTCGTCGTCCCCGAGGGCTACGGGCTCCTGACCTTCCAGGACGGTGCCCTCACGGGCTTCGTGGCCGAGCCGGGCGGGTACCTGTACACGTCCGACGACCAGAACTCCCAGTCGATCTTCGCCGCCAACGGCTTCCTGAGCCCGCTGATCAAGACCACGTGGGAGCGGTTCAAGTTCGGCGGGCAGCCCGGGTCGCAGCAGCTCGGCTTCTACGTGAACCTCAAGGAGCTGCCGAACAACAGGTTCGGCACGCAGTCCGAGATCTACTGGGACGACGCCTACCTCGGCGCCCAGGTCGGCGCGATCACGCGCGGCACGTACTCCCTGCGCATCGTCGACCCGATCCTCTTCGTCAAGCAGTTCGTGCCGCTCACGTACCTCGGGGCGAGCGCGAAGGTCTTCGACTTCTCCGACCTCGACAACGACGCCGCGAGCCAGCTCTTCACCGAGGTCGTCGGCTCGCTCGCGGCGGCCTTCTCGAGCTACACCAACGACCCCGACAAGGGGAACCGGATCACCCGGATCCAGAGCGACTCGGTCGGCTTTGCGCTGTCCTTGGCGGGGGCCGTCGAGGAGGGCTACCAGTGGACGTCCTACCGCGGACTGTCGATCGTCAAGGTCGCCCTCGCCGCGATCGAGTACGACGACGACACGCGCGCGCTGCTGAGTGACGTCAAGAAGGCCGACGCGCTCGCAGGGGCCCGTGGGAACTCGTTCCTGCAGCAGGCCGCCGCGCGCGGCATCCAAGCCGCGGGGGAGAACCCGGGCGGCGCCGCGAACATGGCGATCCTCGGCATGGGGATGAACGCCGCCGGCGGCGCCATGTCCGGTCTGCAGCAGCCCGTCGTGCCGGTCCAGCAGGTCCCGGTCCAGCAGGCGGCGGCGCCGGCCGCGCCCGCCCCGGCCGCGGAGGACCCGGTCGCGAAGCTCACCCAGTTCAAGTCGTTGCTCGACCAGGGCCTCATCACCCAGGCCGACTACGACGCCGCCAAGGCCAAGATCCTCGGGTTCTGA
- a CDS encoding TFIIB-type zinc ribbon-containing protein, with translation MTVHEPQSAPVPEGPPPPGAGPTTNAGPPSAGGPTGGPTVVRTDTGATDGLVKCIRCGATEIAYDVAKATLRCGFCRYEWVSTVTLADLGLDGNIGGLEGVVLGSGSADIVPSAEEILTFRCAGCGADVVVDTAHGTQARCHWCRNVLSVNQQVPNGAVPDVLLPFRLPKEDAVVGIRQFVGRRQFYAHPRFRAEFSPENVVGVYLPYLVADLNAKARLEGQGEHLVRRYTVTVRGSDGKDTTETRYDYDLYDVVREFDLHVDDLTIESSADRRDHGGKARTNNVINTILPFDVENAVRYDSNYLSGFTAERRDSDVDDLRDPAFAQAKEIARFRARDMIDFYDRGVRWDRERLDVVGQRWVAAYLPVWLYSYHEVRKNGSSLLHYVAVNGRTGETMGSVPVNHRRLLAVSVVVEAVAAVAALFVMIGF, from the coding sequence ATGACCGTTCACGAGCCGCAGTCGGCTCCCGTCCCCGAGGGCCCGCCCCCGCCGGGAGCCGGCCCGACGACGAACGCCGGGCCTCCGTCGGCTGGCGGCCCGACGGGCGGCCCGACCGTCGTGCGGACCGACACCGGCGCGACCGACGGCCTCGTCAAGTGCATCCGGTGCGGCGCGACCGAGATCGCGTACGACGTCGCCAAGGCGACGCTGCGGTGCGGTTTCTGTCGCTACGAGTGGGTGAGCACGGTGACGCTCGCCGACCTCGGGCTCGACGGGAACATCGGCGGGCTCGAGGGCGTCGTCCTGGGCTCGGGCAGCGCCGACATCGTGCCGTCCGCCGAGGAGATCCTGACGTTCCGCTGCGCGGGCTGCGGGGCCGACGTCGTCGTCGACACCGCGCACGGCACCCAGGCCCGCTGCCACTGGTGCCGCAACGTCCTGTCGGTGAACCAGCAGGTCCCCAACGGGGCCGTGCCCGACGTCCTGCTGCCGTTCCGCCTCCCCAAGGAGGACGCGGTCGTGGGCATCCGGCAGTTCGTCGGCCGACGCCAGTTCTACGCGCACCCCCGGTTCCGGGCGGAGTTCAGCCCGGAGAACGTCGTCGGCGTCTACCTTCCGTACCTCGTCGCGGACCTCAATGCGAAGGCGCGCCTCGAGGGGCAGGGTGAGCACCTCGTGCGCAGGTACACCGTGACCGTCCGGGGCTCCGACGGCAAGGACACGACGGAGACCCGCTACGACTACGACCTGTACGACGTCGTGCGCGAGTTCGACCTGCACGTCGACGACCTCACGATCGAGTCCTCGGCCGACCGGCGAGACCACGGCGGCAAGGCCCGGACGAACAACGTCATCAACACGATCCTGCCGTTCGACGTCGAGAACGCCGTGCGCTACGACTCGAACTACCTGTCGGGGTTCACGGCCGAGCGCCGCGACAGCGACGTCGACGACCTGCGCGATCCCGCGTTCGCGCAGGCGAAGGAGATTGCCCGGTTCCGGGCGCGCGACATGATCGACTTCTACGACCGCGGGGTGCGGTGGGACCGCGAACGGCTCGACGTCGTCGGGCAGCGGTGGGTCGCGGCCTACCTGCCCGTGTGGTTGTACTCGTACCACGAGGTCCGCAAGAACGGGTCGTCGCTGCTGCACTACGTCGCGGTCAACGGCCGCACGGGCGAGACCATGGGGTCTGTCCCGGTCAACCACCGCCGCCTGCTCGCGGTGTCCGTCGTCGTCGAGGCCGTGGCGGCCGTCGCGGCCCTCTTCGTCATGATCGGGTTCTGA
- the hemE gene encoding uroporphyrinogen decarboxylase — protein MTFTALSDNHPLVDGRTTNSPLVRALRGERPETTPVWFMRQAGRSLPEYRELRQGIGMLDSCLRPDMASEITLQPVRRHGVDAGIFFSDIVIPLKLAGVEVDIVPGVGPVMGQAYRTPDDVARLVEHELTPESLAPVTEAVALTVAALGSTPLIGFAGAPFTLAAYLVEGRPSRDHLAARTLMHADPESWARLTAWTAQITGAFLRAQVLAGASAAQLFDSWAGSLSLEDYLAGAKPGSTVALSQVSDLGVPAIHFGTGTGHLLGAMRDSLTEAGVTHPTVGVDYRTPLDEAAATLGGYVPVQGNIDPALLAAPWPVLEAHVRDVLRRGGAAPGHVVNLGHGVPPETDPTVLTRVVELVHSVRNVSEPA, from the coding sequence GTGACGTTCACCGCGCTTTCCGACAACCACCCTCTCGTCGACGGTCGGACGACGAATTCTCCGCTCGTGCGCGCATTGCGCGGCGAGCGGCCGGAGACCACCCCCGTGTGGTTCATGCGACAGGCCGGGAGGTCGCTGCCCGAGTACCGCGAGCTGCGCCAGGGCATCGGGATGCTGGACTCGTGCCTGCGCCCGGACATGGCGAGCGAGATCACGCTCCAGCCGGTGCGCCGGCACGGCGTGGACGCGGGGATCTTCTTCTCGGACATCGTGATCCCGCTCAAGCTCGCGGGGGTCGAGGTGGACATCGTCCCGGGCGTGGGCCCGGTCATGGGCCAGGCGTACCGGACGCCCGACGACGTCGCGCGCCTCGTGGAGCACGAGCTCACCCCGGAGTCGCTCGCCCCGGTGACGGAGGCGGTCGCGCTCACGGTCGCGGCGCTCGGGTCGACTCCTCTCATCGGTTTCGCGGGGGCGCCGTTCACGCTCGCGGCGTACCTGGTCGAGGGGCGGCCGTCGCGCGACCACCTCGCGGCGCGCACCCTCATGCACGCGGACCCCGAGTCGTGGGCGCGGCTCACGGCGTGGACGGCGCAGATCACGGGCGCGTTCCTGCGCGCTCAGGTCCTCGCGGGGGCCAGCGCGGCCCAGCTGTTCGACTCGTGGGCCGGGAGCCTGTCCCTGGAGGACTACCTCGCGGGCGCCAAGCCGGGGAGCACGGTCGCGTTGTCGCAGGTCAGCGACCTGGGTGTGCCCGCGATCCACTTCGGGACGGGCACGGGGCACCTGTTGGGCGCCATGCGTGACTCGCTCACGGAGGCGGGCGTGACGCACCCGACCGTGGGTGTCGACTACCGCACGCCGCTCGACGAGGCCGCGGCCACGCTCGGCGGGTACGTGCCGGTCCAGGGCAACATCGACCCGGCGCTGCTCGCGGCACCGTGGCCCGTGCTCGAGGCGCACGTGCGCGACGTGCTGCGTCGGGGGGGCGCGGCTCCGGGGCACGTCGTGAACCTCGGTCACGGCGTGCCGCCCGAGACGGACCCGACGGTCCTGACCCGCGTGGTCGAGCTGGTCCATTCCGTCCGGAACGTGTCAGAACCTGCGTGA
- a CDS encoding glutamyl-tRNA reductase yields MVLLSMTASHHELDMSTLELLSTGAGSVGRAAVATCEAITGAVVVSTCNRFEVYLDVESPVDGWGVQHASHEVARLVAAASGVSEDVAVRAFSTRTGPDVAAHLFEVAAGLDSMVVGEREIAGQVKRALEEAREGGVTSSTLELLFQTASRTSKKISNETTLGGNGRSVVSLGLDLASAELPPWRQVRAVLIGTGSYAGASLAALRARGCDDVRVYSGSGRAEQFAADRGVAAVTDLVAALEDADLVVSCSGARGRALAGAGAGAGAPTVTGVGGEGDVLGHVLDAAAVVRARSRAAEAAGDEAPHRPMVVLDLALHRDVDPRVADLDGVLLYDLASLKAHSPALGSLVVGQARTIVDRATQDFEETRLGRAADTAVVALLDDADRRIAAEVAERVAERRAAGGEVDDADTEALARSVRRRVHAELHDAIVAARASALAAAREEASAVVADAEAAILGADVSGRDEVCAGR; encoded by the coding sequence GTGGTTCTCCTGTCGATGACTGCAAGTCACCACGAGCTGGACATGTCCACCCTCGAGCTCCTGTCCACCGGAGCCGGGTCGGTCGGACGGGCAGCCGTCGCGACCTGCGAAGCGATCACCGGTGCCGTCGTCGTCTCGACGTGCAACCGGTTCGAGGTGTACCTGGACGTCGAGTCGCCCGTCGACGGCTGGGGCGTGCAGCACGCGTCGCACGAGGTCGCGCGCCTGGTCGCCGCGGCGTCGGGCGTCAGCGAGGACGTCGCGGTCCGCGCGTTCTCGACCCGCACCGGGCCCGACGTCGCCGCCCACCTCTTCGAGGTCGCCGCGGGCCTCGACTCGATGGTCGTGGGCGAGCGGGAGATCGCCGGGCAGGTCAAGCGCGCCCTGGAGGAAGCACGCGAGGGCGGCGTGACCTCGTCCACGCTCGAGCTCCTCTTCCAGACCGCGTCGCGGACCTCCAAGAAGATCAGCAACGAGACGACGCTCGGGGGCAACGGCCGGTCCGTCGTGTCCCTCGGGCTCGACCTCGCGAGCGCCGAGCTGCCGCCGTGGCGCCAGGTCCGCGCCGTGCTCATCGGCACCGGGTCCTACGCCGGGGCGTCGCTCGCGGCGCTGCGGGCCCGCGGCTGCGACGACGTGCGCGTGTACTCGGGTTCGGGGCGCGCCGAGCAGTTCGCGGCCGACCGCGGCGTCGCCGCCGTGACCGACCTCGTGGCGGCCCTCGAGGACGCCGACCTCGTCGTGTCGTGCAGCGGTGCGCGGGGACGGGCGCTGGCTGGTGCTGGTGCTGGTGCTGGTGCGCCGACGGTGACCGGGGTGGGTGGCGAGGGTGACGTGCTGGGCCACGTGCTCGACGCCGCCGCGGTCGTCCGCGCCCGGTCCCGCGCCGCGGAGGCCGCCGGCGACGAGGCGCCGCACCGGCCCATGGTCGTCCTCGACCTGGCCCTTCACCGCGACGTGGACCCGCGGGTCGCGGACCTCGACGGCGTCCTGCTCTACGACCTGGCCTCCCTCAAGGCGCACTCACCCGCCCTGGGGTCGCTCGTCGTCGGGCAGGCGCGGACGATCGTGGACCGTGCGACGCAGGACTTCGAGGAGACCCGCCTGGGGCGCGCGGCCGACACGGCCGTGGTCGCGCTGCTCGACGACGCCGACCGGCGCATCGCGGCCGAGGTCGCCGAACGTGTGGCCGAGCGTCGTGCCGCGGGCGGCGAGGTCGACGATGCAGACACCGAGGCGCTCGCCCGCTCCGTCCGGCGACGCGTGCACGCCGAGCTGCACGACGCGATCGTCGCGGCACGGGCGTCGGCGCTGGCCGCGGCCCGCGAGGAGGCCTCGGCCGTGGTGGCCGACGCCGAGGCGGCGATCCTGGGTGCCGACGTGTCGGGCCGCGACGAGGTGTGCGCCGGCCGCTGA
- a CDS encoding NUDIX hydrolase: protein MTSPSPLAEPLKTVGWIHVVDGRLLVVRSRDNDLFFMPGGKLDPGESDEQALVREIEEELGVLLDPTTVRSGFVAEAPGHGLGGRLVHMHCLYAEPLPGSPEPAPRAEVGELTWVGAQDAHRVPPAGRIVLERLAATGELAA from the coding sequence GTGACCTCCCCCTCCCCCCTCGCAGAACCCCTGAAGACCGTTGGCTGGATCCACGTCGTGGACGGTCGGCTGCTCGTCGTCCGCAGCCGGGACAACGACCTGTTCTTCATGCCGGGCGGCAAGCTCGATCCCGGCGAGAGCGACGAGCAGGCCCTGGTCCGGGAGATCGAGGAGGAGCTCGGCGTGCTGCTCGACCCGACCACGGTGCGGTCCGGGTTCGTCGCCGAGGCGCCCGGTCACGGCCTCGGCGGGCGGCTCGTGCACATGCACTGCCTCTACGCCGAGCCGCTGCCCGGGTCCCCCGAGCCGGCACCCCGTGCCGAGGTCGGCGAGCTCACCTGGGTCGGTGCGCAGGACGCGCACCGGGTGCCGCCCGCGGGCCGGATCGTCCTGGAGCGCCTGGCGGCGACCGGCGAGCTCGCGGCCTGA
- a CDS encoding Ppx/GppA phosphatase family protein, giving the protein MRLGVLDIGSNTVHMLVVDAERGARPDPAASGRSVVRLMRYLQPDGSISAEGVDALLDAADKAAALAREYEVEESLALATSALREASNGAEVLAAIEERVGVPIEVLSGPEEARLTFLAARRWHGWASGRLMVLDIGGGSLEIASGLDEEPDVAVSVPLGAGRMTIEFLPDDPPSAKQVAALRAHVREVLAGALGEVKRLPRPDHVVATSKTFRSLARLAGMKVAVVGPEERWRMERSQLSDWVPRLARIPATGRTELPGITAERTYQIVAGGVVAEETMKALKVAEVEICPWALREGAILRRLDQI; this is encoded by the coding sequence ATGCGACTGGGAGTGCTCGACATCGGTTCCAACACGGTCCACATGCTCGTCGTGGACGCCGAGCGGGGCGCGCGTCCGGACCCGGCGGCGTCGGGCAGGTCCGTGGTCCGCCTCATGCGGTACCTCCAGCCGGACGGCTCGATCTCGGCCGAGGGGGTCGACGCCCTCCTGGATGCGGCCGACAAGGCTGCGGCCCTGGCCCGCGAGTACGAGGTCGAGGAGTCGTTGGCGCTCGCCACGTCGGCGCTGCGCGAGGCGAGCAACGGCGCCGAGGTGCTGGCCGCGATCGAGGAGCGCGTGGGCGTGCCGATCGAGGTCCTCTCTGGGCCCGAGGAAGCGCGCCTGACGTTCCTCGCCGCGCGCCGCTGGCACGGCTGGGCGTCGGGTCGGCTCATGGTGCTCGACATCGGTGGGGGCTCGCTCGAGATCGCGTCGGGCCTCGACGAGGAGCCGGACGTCGCGGTCTCGGTGCCGCTCGGCGCCGGACGGATGACGATCGAGTTCCTGCCGGACGACCCGCCCTCGGCCAAGCAGGTCGCCGCGCTCCGGGCTCATGTCCGGGAGGTGCTGGCCGGGGCGCTCGGCGAGGTCAAGCGGCTGCCGCGCCCGGACCACGTGGTCGCGACGTCCAAGACGTTCCGGTCGCTCGCGCGGCTCGCGGGCATGAAGGTCGCGGTCGTCGGGCCGGAGGAGCGGTGGCGCATGGAGCGCTCGCAGCTCTCCGACTGGGTTCCGCGCCTCGCGCGCATCCCCGCCACGGGCCGCACCGAGCTGCCGGGCATCACGGCCGAGAGGACGTACCAGATCGTGGCCGGAGGCGTCGTCGCGGAGGAGACCATGAAGGCGCTCAAGGTCGCCGAGGTCGAGATCTGCCCGTGGGCCCTGCGCGAGGGCGCGATCCTGCGCCGCCTCGACCAGATCTGA
- a CDS encoding protoporphyrinogen/coproporphyrinogen oxidase, whose product MHPVADGSSGPSPSSDATSDASSHGSFDAVVVGAGIAGLTAARTLRRRGLRVLVLEAADRPGGPVHGDKLGSTGLSVDVGAESFAARGSAVGDLVTGLGLTVVEPAPLSAWGYAASRAFPLPKAGIMGIPAHPFAADVRRAVGWPGALRAGLDRVKPRRWVDEENLETFARSRLGRRVAERLVAPVAAGVHSAPLERLDVDAVAPGLREAYAREGSLTRAVAAMRAQAPAGSAVRGIEGGMHRLVEELVLAVTSEGPDGAAPAGSTGPAGVLLTRHEVVDLSRAVGGGWNVQVETPSGPETFRAPRLLVTTPAVVDLVSPLAGRTADPVPDPEPGADIRLVTLLLEAPALDAAPRGSGLLIAPKPRTWSTRDENHRAGAHDPVQAKALTHSTAKWPWLAARVADAVGPGNHVVRLSYGRIGETVEPTVDQVVRDASVLLGVDLEGKVREHLSTRWNGSLPPPTPVYRREVGAFVERVSHVDGLGVTGGWIAGTGLAAIVGHAQESAEQL is encoded by the coding sequence GTGCACCCCGTTGCTGATGGATCGTCCGGCCCTTCCCCGTCGTCCGACGCCACGTCCGACGCCTCGTCTCACGGCTCGTTCGACGCCGTGGTCGTCGGCGCCGGCATCGCCGGTCTGACCGCTGCGCGCACCCTGCGCCGTCGCGGCCTGCGGGTCCTCGTCCTGGAGGCGGCCGACCGCCCGGGCGGTCCCGTGCACGGCGACAAGCTCGGCTCGACCGGCCTGTCCGTCGACGTGGGAGCCGAGTCGTTCGCGGCGCGCGGCTCCGCGGTGGGCGACCTGGTCACCGGCCTGGGTCTGACGGTCGTCGAGCCCGCTCCGCTCAGCGCGTGGGGTTACGCCGCGAGCCGCGCGTTCCCGCTGCCGAAGGCCGGGATCATGGGCATCCCGGCCCACCCGTTCGCGGCGGACGTGCGGCGCGCGGTGGGTTGGCCCGGTGCACTGCGGGCCGGGCTGGACCGGGTCAAGCCGCGCCGCTGGGTCGACGAGGAGAACCTCGAGACGTTCGCGCGCTCGCGCCTGGGGCGCCGTGTCGCGGAGCGCCTGGTGGCCCCGGTCGCCGCGGGGGTGCACTCGGCTCCGCTCGAGCGGCTCGACGTCGACGCGGTCGCCCCGGGCCTGCGCGAGGCGTACGCCCGGGAGGGTTCGCTGACGCGCGCGGTCGCGGCGATGCGCGCGCAGGCGCCGGCCGGCTCGGCGGTGCGCGGCATCGAGGGCGGCATGCACCGCCTGGTCGAGGAGCTCGTGCTCGCCGTGACGAGCGAGGGCCCCGACGGCGCCGCACCGGCCGGGAGCACCGGCCCTGCCGGGGTGCTGCTCACGCGCCACGAGGTGGTGGACCTGAGCCGCGCCGTGGGCGGGGGCTGGAACGTCCAGGTCGAGACCCCCAGCGGCCCGGAGACGTTCCGTGCCCCGCGTCTGCTCGTGACGACCCCCGCGGTCGTGGACCTCGTGTCCCCGCTTGCGGGCCGCACGGCCGACCCGGTCCCGGACCCCGAGCCGGGCGCCGACATCCGGCTCGTGACGCTGCTGCTCGAGGCCCCCGCGCTCGACGCGGCCCCGCGCGGGAGCGGCCTCCTGATCGCTCCGAAGCCGCGCACGTGGTCGACGCGCGACGAGAACCACCGGGCGGGCGCGCACGACCCGGTCCAGGCCAAGGCCCTGACCCACTCGACCGCGAAGTGGCCGTGGCTGGCGGCCCGGGTGGCGGACGCCGTCGGGCCGGGGAACCACGTGGTGCGCCTGAGCTACGGGCGCATCGGGGAGACGGTCGAGCCGACCGTCGACCAGGTGGTCCGCGACGCGTCGGTGCTGCTGGGCGTGGACCTGGAGGGCAAGGTGCGCGAGCACCTGTCGACGCGGTGGAACGGGTCGCTCCCGCCGCCCACGCCCGTGTACCGGCGCGAGGTCGGGGCGTTCGTGGAGCGGGTGTCGCACGTCGACGGCCTGGGGGTCACGGGAGGCTGGATCGCGGGCACGGGGCTCGCGGCGATCGTGGGGCACGCGCAGGAGTCCGCCGAGCAGCTCTGA
- the hemC gene encoding hydroxymethylbilane synthase, with protein MSIRVGTRGSALATTQTGLVARRIETLTGRPVEIVRVRTEGDVRTGSLAQMGGTGVFVTALREALLDGRCDVAVHSLKDLPTGAAEGLTLVTPERENPRDVLCARNGWTLETLPRGAKVGTGSPRRAAQLLAVRPDLDVLDIRGNVDTRLARALGPDADLDAVVLAYAGLSRLGRLDAVSEVIDVRVMAPAPGQGALGVEVRTADLSPLSSFDLRPDGATDRPLDLADVVAGLDHLPTRLAVLAERALLARLEAGCAAPVGAHAVVEDDEIRLSAVVARLDGGQVLTHSARVALPSPAGVAGRAAGAGGPSAEGRDVTDALARGLGVQVADALLAAGAAELAPLRATGPGGGSLPQAEAPALWAPGTAPSDDAHGSDDEPTVGGTDAPVRSERR; from the coding sequence GTGAGCATTCGTGTCGGAACCCGTGGCAGCGCCCTCGCGACGACCCAGACGGGTCTGGTCGCCAGGCGCATCGAGACCCTGACCGGACGGCCGGTCGAGATCGTGCGCGTCCGCACCGAGGGTGACGTCCGCACCGGCTCGCTCGCCCAGATGGGCGGCACCGGGGTGTTCGTGACCGCGCTGCGCGAGGCTCTGCTCGACGGCCGCTGCGACGTCGCCGTGCACTCCCTCAAGGATCTCCCGACCGGCGCGGCCGAGGGCCTGACCCTCGTGACGCCCGAGCGGGAGAACCCGCGCGACGTGCTGTGCGCACGCAACGGCTGGACGCTGGAGACCCTTCCCCGCGGCGCCAAGGTCGGCACGGGCTCGCCCCGCCGCGCGGCCCAGCTCCTCGCGGTGCGCCCCGACCTCGACGTGCTCGACATCCGCGGCAACGTCGACACGCGTCTCGCACGGGCGCTCGGCCCCGACGCCGACCTCGACGCGGTCGTCCTCGCCTACGCCGGGCTCTCGCGCCTCGGCCGCCTCGACGCGGTCTCCGAGGTCATCGACGTGCGGGTCATGGCGCCGGCCCCCGGCCAGGGGGCGCTGGGCGTCGAGGTCCGGACCGCGGACCTCTCGCCGCTGTCCTCGTTCGACCTCCGGCCCGACGGCGCCACGGACCGTCCGCTCGACCTCGCCGACGTCGTCGCCGGCCTCGACCACCTCCCGACCCGCCTCGCGGTGCTCGCCGAACGCGCTCTCCTCGCACGCCTCGAAGCGGGCTGCGCGGCGCCCGTCGGAGCGCACGCCGTGGTCGAGGACGACGAGATCCGGCTCTCGGCCGTCGTCGCCCGGCTCGACGGCGGGCAGGTCCTCACGCACTCGGCACGGGTCGCGCTGCCGTCACCTGCGGGCGTCGCAGGCAGGGCCGCTGGCGCGGGGGGTCCGTCCGCCGAGGGGCGCGACGTCACCGACGCGCTCGCGAGGGGGCTCGGGGTCCAGGTCGCCGACGCGCTGCTGGCCGCCGGAGCCGCCGAGCTCGCGCCGCTGCGCGCGACCGGGCCAGGAGGTGGCTCGCTCCCCCAGGCCGAGGCGCCTGCGCTCTGGGCCCCTGGCACCGCGCCCTCGGACGACGCCCACGGCTCGGACGACGAGCCCACGGTCGGCGGCACCGACGCCCCCGTGCGCTCGGAGCGGCGCTGA
- a CDS encoding uroporphyrinogen-III synthase → MPGRLRDPQRGRALPPAGPAPAAANTATSGPLTGTTVLLPRSPERAAPLAARLRAQGATVLVSPAIERAPIEDTVAMDAAVADLAGFAWVVVTSVNAIDELIASAARRGRTLAELSGRARTGAHPGSGTRWAAVGPATRRALEAAGVQVDLEAGVNSARGLLAAFDALTEAPDHGPEARTTLDHPAADATRDVLLPQGDLAKPTMADGLRDRGWVPHVVTAYRTVAHTLSPEVADAWRAGEVDVVVLTSGSVAREVANQLGADPHVAGVAIGEPTAEAAHAVGLRIDAVAAQATDDSLAEAVLRVAAHPSEPRPDDSSPTEGRNHP, encoded by the coding sequence ATGCCAGGCCGACTGCGCGACCCGCAGCGCGGTCGCGCCCTGCCGCCAGCAGGCCCGGCCCCGGCCGCCGCGAACACCGCGACCTCCGGCCCGCTGACCGGGACCACCGTCCTCCTGCCGCGCTCCCCCGAGCGTGCCGCTCCCCTCGCGGCGCGGCTGCGCGCCCAGGGCGCGACCGTCCTCGTGAGCCCCGCGATCGAGCGTGCCCCCATCGAGGACACCGTGGCGATGGACGCCGCCGTGGCAGACCTCGCGGGCTTCGCGTGGGTCGTGGTCACGAGCGTCAACGCGATCGACGAGCTGATCGCGAGCGCCGCACGCCGGGGCCGCACGCTCGCCGAGCTGTCAGGACGAGCGAGGACCGGAGCGCACCCTGGTTCTGGCACGAGGTGGGCCGCGGTCGGGCCCGCGACTCGGCGAGCGCTCGAGGCCGCGGGGGTCCAGGTGGATCTCGAGGCGGGCGTGAACTCGGCGCGCGGGCTGCTCGCGGCGTTCGACGCGCTCACCGAGGCTCCCGACCACGGGCCCGAGGCCCGGACCACGCTCGACCACCCGGCCGCCGACGCGACGCGGGACGTCCTGCTCCCGCAGGGCGACCTCGCGAAGCCCACCATGGCCGACGGCCTGCGGGACCGCGGCTGGGTCCCGCACGTCGTGACCGCGTACCGGACGGTCGCGCACACGCTCTCCCCGGAGGTCGCGGACGCGTGGCGCGCGGGCGAGGTCGACGTGGTCGTGCTGACGTCGGGCAGCGTCGCGCGCGAGGTCGCGAACCAGCTCGGTGCGGACCCGCACGTCGCGGGCGTCGCGATCGGCGAGCCGACGGCGGAGGCCGCGCACGCCGTCGGGCTGCGGATCGACGCCGTAGCCGCCCAGGCGACCGACGACTCCCTGGCGGAGGCCGTGCTGCGCGTCGCCGCCCACCCGTCAGAACCTCGTCCTGACGACTCATCCCCGACAGAAGGCAGGAACCACCCGTGA